One part of the Pogoniulus pusillus isolate bPogPus1 chromosome 8, bPogPus1.pri, whole genome shotgun sequence genome encodes these proteins:
- the RC3H1 gene encoding roquin-1 isoform X5, which translates to MHLLVVCLVSVWGLAAPERYAVEDVCTAKPRDIPVNPICIYRNPERKPQEGEGQEPGKGKLPESTNPRVWELSKANSLFAVVFYKYLADSKDNGENIFMSPLSISTAFAMTKLGACGSTLQQLMEVFRFDTISEKTSDQIHFFFAKLNCRLYKKANKSSELVSANRLFGEKSLVFNETYQNISEIVYGAKLWPLNFKEKPELSRKIINEWVANKTENRITEVIPERAIDDLTVLVLVNTIYFKGHWKSQFPAANTKLDVFHKANGETCKIPIMYQEAKFRYASVAQDKVQVLELPYKGDDITMVLVLPKAGTPLMEVERDLTSEKLQDWIDSMREVSLFVYLPRFRIEDSFSVKEKLRKMGLEDLFSPENARLPGIIAEGRTDLYVSEAFHKAFLEVNEEGSEASAATAVLVSGRSFPINRVIFNANRPFLLFIREAALNTIIFMGRIADPCS; encoded by the exons ATGCATCTCCTCGTGGTATGTCTGGTCAGTGTCTGGGGCCTGGCTGCCCCTGAGCGCTACGCGGTGGAAGACGTCTGCACTGCAAAGCCCCGTGACATCCCCGTGAATCCCATCTGCATCTATCGCAACCCCGAGAGGAAGCCCCAGGAGGGCGAGGGGCAGGagccagggaagggaaagctccCAGAATCCACCAACCCCCGCGTCTGGGAGCTGTCCAAGGCCAACTCGCTCTTTGCTGTTGTCTTCTACAAGTACCTGGCTGACTCCAAGGACAATGGGGAAAACATCTTCATGTCACCTCTCAGCATTTCTACTGCTTTTGCCATGACCAAGCTTGGAGCTTGTGGTAgcactctccagcagctcatggAG GTCTTCCGATTTGACACCATCTCGGAGAAGACATCAGATCAGATCCACTTCTTCTTTGCCAAGCTGAACTGCAGGCTTTACAAGAAGGCCAACAAGTCCTCAGAGCTGGTGTCTGCCAACCGCCTCTTCGGGGAGAAGTCCTTGGTCTTCAATGAGACCTATCAGAACATCAGTGAAATCGTTTACGGAGCGAAACTCTGGCCCTTGAACTTCAAA GAGAAGCCAGAGCTCTCCAGGAAGATCATTAATGAGTGGGTGGCTAATAAGACAGAGAATCGCATTACAGAGGTGATCCCAGAAAGAGCTATTGATGACCTCACTGTCCTGGTCCTGGTCAACACCATCTATTTTAAG GGGCACTGGAAGTCACAGTTCCCAGCTGCAAACACAAAACTGGATGTGTTTCATAAAGCCAATGGTGAGACCTGCAAAATCCCAATCATGTACCAAGAAGCCAAGTTCCGCTATGCATCTGTTGCCCAGGACAAAGtccaggtgctggagctgccttaCAAAGGGGATGATATCACCATGGTGCTGGTCCTGCCCAAGGCTGGCACACCACTGATGGAGGTTGAGCGAGACCTGACatcagagaagctgcaggactGGATAGACTCCATGAGGGAGGTCTCTCTCTTCGTCTACCTCCCTCGCTTCCGCATTGAGGACAGCTTCAGCgtgaaggagaagctgagaaaaATGGGGCTGGAAGATCTTTTCAGTCCAGAAAATGCCAGACTTCCAG GTATCATTGCAGAGGGACGGACAGACCTGTATGTGTCTGAGGCTTTCCACAAAGCCTTCCTCGAG GTGAATGAAGAAGGCAGTGAGGCATCGGCTGCTACAGCTGTTCTTGTCTCCGGCCGCTCCTTCCCCATCAACAGAGTCATCTTTAATGCCAACAGGCCCTTCCTGCTTTTCATCCGGGAAGCTGCCCTCAACACCATCATCTTCATGGGCAGAATAGCTGATCCTTGCTCCTAA